A stretch of the Engraulis encrasicolus isolate BLACKSEA-1 chromosome 19, IST_EnEncr_1.0, whole genome shotgun sequence genome encodes the following:
- the metap1 gene encoding methionine aminopeptidase 1 — MAAVEARICETEGCKSEAKLQCPTCIKLGIEGSYFCSQECFKGSWSTHKLLHKKAKDVGKNCVDNDTNTDPWPGYRFSGKLRPHYPLTPKRPVPGDIQRPDYADHPMGMSESEQSLKGTSQIKTLNDEEVEAMRTVCRLAREVLDIAAVMVKPGVTTEEIDHAVHLACVARNCYPSPLNYYNFPKSCCTSVNEVICHGIPDRRALQEGDILNVDITVFHNGYHGDLNETFFVGEVDEAAKTLVQVTYECLMQAIDAVHPGVRYRELGNIIQKHAQASGFSVVRSYCGHGIHRLFHTAPNVPHYAKNKAVGVMKPGHVFTIEPMICEGGWQDDTWPDGWTAVTRDGKRSAQFEHTLLVTETGCDILTRRFDDNGRAHFLNFM; from the exons GAATGTTTCAAAGGTAGTTGGTCTACTCACAAGTTGCTCCACAAGAAAGCAA aagacgTTGGGAAGAACTGTGTGGATAATGACACCAACACGGACCCATGGCCAGGCTACCGCTTCAGTGGCAAACTCCGCCCCCACTACCCACTG ACTCCCAAGCGGCCTGTACCTGGGGATATCCAAAGACCTGACTACGCAGACCATCCCATGG GTATGTCTGAGTCTGAGCAGTCTTTGAAAGGAACCTCTCAGATCAAGACCCTGAACGATGAGGAGGTCGAGGCCATGAGGACGGTGTGTCGG TTAGCGCGAGAAGTGTTGGACATTGCTGCCGTGATGGTCAAACCTGGAGTCACGACGGAAGAGATTGACCACGCCGTACACCTG GCCTGTGTCGCGCGCAACTGCTACCCATCTCCTCTGAACTACTACAACTTCCCCAAGTCCTGCTGCACCTCCGTCAATGAGGTCATCTGCCACGGCATTCCAGATCGCAGGGCACTACAGGAGGGAGACATACTCAATG TGGATATCACAGTCTTTCACAACGGCTACCACGGAGACCTTAACGAGACCTTCTTCGTGGGAGAGGTGGACGAAGCAGCCAAGACCCTGGTGCAGGTCACCTACGAATGTCTCATGCAGGCCATCGATGCAG TGCATCCTGGGGTGCGCTACAGGGAGCTGGGGAACATCATCCAGAAGCACGCCCAGGCCAGCGGCTTCTCCGTGGTCAGAAGTTACTGTGGCCACGGGATCCACAGGCTGTTCCACACAGCACCCAATGTGCCACATTACGCCA AAAACAAGGCAGTTGGTGTGATGAAGCCAGGCCATGTCTTCACTATTGAGCCCATGATTTGTGAAG gggGCTGGCAGGATGACACCTGGCCGGACGGCTGGACGGCAGTGACTCGAGATGGGAAGCGCTCGGCGCAGTTCGAACACACACTCCTGGTGACTGAGACCGGATGTGACATCCTTACACGTCGCTTTGACGACAACGGCCGTGCCCACTTCCTGAATTTCATGTGA
- the LOC134435115 gene encoding uncharacterized protein LOC134435115 — protein MAPRNVCLVLLVSVIKMFIQSQYEGWLRLTTLNRLHSRRRFSARRRMLWLRRQRTSPVVWRHPRTSHWWDVIVPTFNRSQFIMNFRVSPETFEYICRRVGPTIGRMDTNFRLCIPVQKRVAMALWKLATNSEYRTISHLFGVGISTVYNSLSDFCEAVMSVLLPIHLPAPEARHFLEMAAYFKDRWGVPQCVGAIDGSHIPIIAPQEYASDYYNRKHFYSIVLQGVVNGKGQFWDVCVGFPGRVHDSRIFKQSDLWKRIGDGQMFNTDIQNIAGHGVGHYIIGDPAYQLQRWLMKPFSDTGRLTPDQQTFNYRVSRARSVIETTFGRLKGRWRCLMKRNDCKLEMVKKMVMTVVCLHNMCEENGDRCPEDISERLTQPPFGFYLNAGRKRERM, from the exons ATGGCGCCACGAAATGTGTGTCTTGTTTTGCTGGTCAGCGTTATTAAAATGTTTATTCAAAGTCAATATGAAGGGTGGTTGCGTCTAACCACACTGAACAGGCTGCACAGTAGAAGAAGGTTTTCCGCTAGACGTCGG ATGCTGTGGCTTCGGAGACAACGGACGTCTCCTGTGGTTTGGAGACATCCACGCACAAGCCATTGGTGGGATGTAATCGTGCCAACATTTAACCGAAGCCAATTCATTATGAATTTCCGAGTCTCCCCAGAGACATTTGAGTACATATGCCGCCGTGTCGGACCCACAATCGGCAGGATGGACACAAATTTCAGGTTATGCATCCCAGTACAAAAAAGAGTGGCTATGGCACTGTGGAAGCTGGCCACCAACAGCGAGTACAGGACAATCAGTCACCTGTTTGGAGTGGGGATAAGCACTGTGTACAATTCTTTATCAGATTTTTGTGAGGCCGTGATGAGCGTATTACTGCCAATCCACTTACCTGCACCAGAGGCACGACATTTTTTGGAAATGGCTGCTTACTTCAAAGACAGATGGGGTGTTCCACAATGTGTGGGTGCTATTGATGGGAGCCACATACCCATAATAGCACCACAAGAATATGCCAGTGACTACTACAACCGGAAGCATTTCTACTCTATAGTGTTGCAGGGAGTTGTGAATGGGAAAGGGCAgttttgggatgtgtgtgtggggtttccGGGAAGGGTACACGACTCCAGAATTTTTAAGCAATCTGATTTGTGGAAGAGGATAGGGGATGGGCAGATGTTTAATACTGATATTCAAAACATTGCAGGACATGGAGTGGGACATTACATAATTGGGGACCCAGCGTACCAGTTACAGAGATGGCTGATGAAGCCGTTTTCTGACACTGGTCGACTGACCCCAGATCAACAAACATTTAATTACAGAGTAAGTAGGGCACGGTCAGTCATAGAGACAACGTTTGGCCGACTGAAAGGCAGGTGGAGATGCCTTATGAAACGAAATGACTGCAAATTGGAAATGGTAAAGAAAATGGTAATGACAGTTGTGTGTTTGCACAACATGTGTGAGGAGAATGGAGATCGGTGTCCTGAAGATATTTCAGAAAGACTCACACAACCTCCCTTCGGGTTTTACCTGAACGCGGGGCGCAAGAGGGAGCGGATGTAA